The Desulfomicrobium orale DSM 12838 genome includes a window with the following:
- a CDS encoding glycosyltransferase family 4 protein, translating into MIRVGIMLPRLGRYGGAEQFGCRLAGYLAGLPEKEFDVTFVCARQDGPEPSGVRVIRVGRPLPGKLGKTLWFALAAEAVRRREKFDVSVGLGNTIFQDLLRLSGAPTALFWERSAKAYPPGFARAAKSLARRLSPGKQVARLIEKLQVRHSGTLVANSDLVRDLSVQAFPFLRPERIPVIYNEADPARFHPVSGQGRNEARAAFGLPEQANLILTAGTNFRLKGVHMLLEALAGLPKSFHLAVAGGRKELTDTARKCGVEHRVHFLGRVDDMPRLYRAADIFVLNTFYDACSNAVLEALACGLPVLSTIHNGSSAFLRPEAVLPDPSDAPEVARRIRTLIRGGSTARTDFSPRRGLEPYAEIIRSLAAASRRQRPSLLKQTQR; encoded by the coding sequence ATGATCCGGGTCGGCATCATGCTGCCCAGGCTCGGCCGCTACGGAGGCGCGGAGCAGTTCGGCTGCCGTCTGGCCGGATATCTGGCCGGTCTTCCGGAAAAGGAATTCGATGTGACCTTTGTCTGCGCCCGGCAGGACGGCCCCGAACCTTCGGGAGTACGGGTCATCCGCGTGGGCAGGCCCCTGCCCGGCAAGCTGGGCAAGACCCTGTGGTTCGCCCTGGCCGCCGAAGCCGTCCGGCGCAGGGAAAAATTCGACGTCAGCGTGGGGCTGGGCAACACGATTTTTCAGGACCTGCTCCGCCTGTCCGGAGCGCCCACGGCCCTGTTCTGGGAACGCTCGGCCAAAGCCTACCCGCCGGGCTTCGCCCGCGCGGCCAAATCCCTGGCCCGCCGTCTGTCGCCCGGCAAACAGGTGGCCCGCCTCATCGAAAAACTTCAGGTCCGGCACAGCGGGACACTGGTCGCCAATTCCGACCTGGTGCGCGATCTGTCCGTGCAGGCATTTCCCTTTCTGCGGCCGGAGCGCATCCCCGTCATCTACAACGAGGCGGATCCGGCCCGCTTCCATCCGGTCTCCGGACAGGGCCGAAATGAGGCTCGCGCCGCTTTCGGGCTGCCGGAGCAGGCGAACCTGATCCTCACCGCCGGAACCAATTTCCGGCTGAAGGGCGTGCATATGCTGCTGGAAGCCCTGGCCGGACTGCCGAAGTCGTTTCATCTGGCCGTGGCCGGAGGCCGAAAAGAGCTTACGGATACGGCCCGAAAATGCGGCGTGGAGCACCGCGTCCATTTTCTGGGCCGGGTGGACGACATGCCCCGGCTGTACCGGGCCGCCGATATTTTCGTGCTGAACACCTTTTACGACGCCTGCTCCAACGCCGTGCTCGAAGCTCTGGCCTGCGGCCTGCCCGTGCTGTCCACGATCCACAACGGCAGCTCCGCCTTTCTGCGGCCCGAGGCCGTGCTGCCCGACCCGTCCGACGCTCCCGAAGTGGCGCGGCGCATCCGGACGCTGATCCGCGGCGGCTCCACGGCCCGGACGGATTTTTCACCCCGCCGCGGTCTGGAACCCTACGCGGAGATCATCCGCTCTCTGGCAGCCGCGAGCCGGAGACAGCGTCCGTCCCTCCTGAAACAGACCCAGCGTTGA
- a CDS encoding helix-turn-helix transcriptional regulator codes for MSTVTTILDGNNRFGINLTVIKPNLEPLALDPEKLSEHVGFGYVLEGELAVDTELRSELFPQHTTCVFGGGTGRCVRGCPHCSTCFLGLTISHMHVLGLLDNEKIRLNRKAKCLLMQNPEPFMYAAPGSVTTLLLSGQILSCPFKGPMREAYLELKGMELTLEYLSQYFVQNECCCESYTRHSKVARAWQMMRDSLEHPFSISQLAKSVGMSESSLKRTFRSMYGTSIFSLFQQHRMSEARKLLEEGRYNVTEVAYRVGYANPGHFSRAFSRHFGVPPKKYR; via the coding sequence ATGTCCACAGTTACGACGATTCTGGATGGGAATAATCGCTTCGGCATAAACCTCACAGTCATAAAACCGAATCTCGAACCACTGGCGCTTGATCCAGAGAAACTCTCCGAACATGTCGGGTTCGGCTACGTGCTCGAAGGAGAACTGGCCGTTGATACGGAACTGCGCTCCGAGCTGTTCCCGCAGCACACGACCTGTGTTTTCGGAGGAGGAACGGGACGTTGCGTCAGGGGATGCCCTCATTGCTCGACATGTTTTCTCGGCCTGACCATTTCGCACATGCATGTGCTCGGCCTGCTTGATAACGAGAAAATCAGGCTCAACAGGAAAGCCAAATGCCTGCTGATGCAAAATCCCGAGCCGTTTATGTATGCGGCTCCGGGCAGCGTGACGACCCTGCTTCTTTCAGGGCAGATACTGAGCTGCCCGTTCAAGGGACCCATGCGTGAGGCGTATCTGGAGTTGAAGGGCATGGAACTGACCCTCGAATACCTGTCCCAGTATTTTGTTCAGAACGAATGCTGCTGCGAGAGCTATACCCGTCACAGCAAGGTCGCCAGAGCGTGGCAGATGATGCGCGACAGTCTCGAACATCCTTTTTCCATCAGCCAGCTCGCCAAATCTGTTGGTATGAGCGAGAGCAGTCTCAAGCGGACCTTTCGTTCCATGTACGGGACTTCGATTTTTTCACTGTTCCAGCAGCATCGGATGAGCGAGGCCCGCAAACTGCTCGAGGAAGGTAGGTACAACGTGACCGAGGTGGCTTACCGGGTCGGATATGCGAACCCCGGCCATTTCAGTCGGGCCTTTTCGCGTCACTTTGGCGTCCCTCCGAAAAAATACCGTTGA
- a CDS encoding ABC transporter ATP-binding protein translates to MIEMIRRIFALAGGRRKTLLAAATLNILQNCCTGGIYLFVMAAIVSLVNGTFGMGVLVRYSLCMAGLLALRYVLEYQVTRLQAAVGYEIMRDVRIKESGRLARLPLGTFQAEQLGGLTSVFTNDMSFVEMRCMATAANFIAGMTSVVCLSVIMLFMDFRLAIIAMIGFVPAWFVYNSTKRAFKTAGEKRQEMERGVIGAILEYVSGMETIRSYRMSEHIFREISGHLERYRDAAAAYELKAIRPMMLYQLFIRIGMGMVFLCGLIFHLNGMISLPVFLFFAIMSGTYYQPVEALLGEFGILNIISLSLDHIDSLHSLPVLPDEGDTSPEENGLGMEQATFAYQPGQAPAVNGMTAAFRPGTLTAVVGHSGSGKTTLLMLLARFWDVQGGKVSLGGIDIRDIPQRDLMAVFSIVFQDVYLFTGTIEENIRMGRPEASPEEIVAAAKASGCHDFITALPEGYKTLVGEGGCTFSGGERQRVSIARAILKDAPVVLLDEAFSSVDPENAWAIQQGISALTHRKTVIMVAHTLNHIRHADQILVMNEGKPVETGTHDELLARGGLYKQLWEKESAVKLWQLTA, encoded by the coding sequence ATGATTGAGATGATTCGCCGTATTTTTGCACTGGCGGGCGGCAGACGAAAGACACTGCTCGCGGCGGCGACACTGAACATCCTTCAGAACTGCTGCACGGGCGGCATATATCTGTTTGTCATGGCGGCGATAGTCAGCCTTGTGAACGGGACCTTCGGCATGGGCGTGCTGGTGCGATACAGCCTGTGTATGGCAGGTCTTCTCGCGCTGCGCTATGTTCTGGAATACCAGGTCACCAGGCTTCAGGCCGCCGTCGGCTACGAAATCATGCGGGATGTCCGGATCAAAGAGAGCGGGCGGCTGGCCAGACTGCCGCTGGGCACCTTCCAGGCGGAACAGCTCGGTGGCCTGACATCTGTTTTCACAAATGACATGAGCTTCGTCGAAATGCGCTGTATGGCCACTGCGGCCAATTTCATCGCAGGCATGACGTCTGTGGTCTGCCTCTCCGTTATCATGCTTTTCATGGACTTTCGGCTGGCAATCATTGCGATGATCGGATTCGTACCGGCGTGGTTCGTGTACAACTCGACGAAACGGGCCTTCAAAACCGCCGGAGAAAAACGGCAGGAAATGGAACGGGGAGTCATCGGCGCCATTTTGGAATATGTTTCGGGTATGGAAACGATCCGTTCCTATCGGATGAGCGAGCATATCTTCAGGGAAATCTCGGGGCATCTGGAACGCTACCGGGATGCCGCCGCCGCATATGAACTCAAGGCCATACGGCCGATGATGCTGTATCAGCTCTTCATCCGCATCGGGATGGGGATGGTCTTCCTGTGCGGCCTGATTTTCCACTTGAACGGCATGATATCGCTACCGGTCTTTCTGTTCTTCGCCATCATGAGCGGCACCTACTACCAGCCGGTGGAGGCGCTTCTCGGCGAGTTCGGCATTCTGAACATCATCTCGCTGAGTCTCGACCACATCGACAGTCTGCATTCCCTGCCGGTCCTGCCGGACGAAGGAGACACCAGTCCTGAAGAGAACGGCCTCGGCATGGAGCAGGCCACGTTCGCTTATCAACCCGGCCAGGCTCCGGCCGTCAACGGAATGACGGCCGCCTTTCGCCCCGGTACGCTGACAGCGGTGGTGGGGCACTCGGGAAGCGGCAAGACCACCCTTCTGATGCTTCTGGCCCGTTTCTGGGACGTACAGGGCGGCAAGGTGTCGCTGGGGGGCATCGACATCAGGGATATTCCGCAGCGGGATCTCATGGCTGTGTTCTCCATCGTGTTTCAGGATGTATACCTGTTCACTGGTACCATCGAGGAAAACATCCGCATGGGCAGACCGGAGGCTTCACCCGAAGAGATTGTCGCCGCGGCGAAGGCCTCCGGATGCCACGATTTTATCACGGCGCTGCCGGAAGGTTATAAAACCCTCGTGGGCGAGGGTGGCTGCACTTTCTCCGGGGGAGAGCGGCAGCGCGTGTCCATCGCCCGGGCCATTCTGAAGGACGCTCCCGTTGTTCTGCTCGACGAGGCCTTCTCGAGCGTCGATCCTGAGAACGCATGGGCCATTCAACAGGGCATCTCCGCTCTGACTCATCGGAAGACGGTCATCATGGTGGCGCATACATTGAATCATATCCGCCATGCCGACCAGATACTCGTGATGAACGAGGGCAAGCCCGTCGAAACAGGAACGCACGACGAACTGTTGGCGCGTGGCGGCTTGTACAAGCAGCTTTGGGAGAAGGAATCTGCCGTCAAGTTGTGGCAGCTGACGGCATAG
- a CDS encoding ABC transporter ATP-binding protein: MNNGMRTLCGLPDKTNRRRLLAAGALAVFSALCSLLPMLGLYVILDALLSDPRDVSRAYMGGGLSVGGIFLQVVFHFLSTRLSHLTAFETLHAIRSDILRKFARVPQGFLDENSAGKLKSRIFDDVEKLEMFYGHHYPEILGNLIVPVSMIAVVFCMDWRVGLVMLLPIVIYMSCIGVMGKLAMKNFPVMESTTQKLNSSLVEYVHGMKEIRIFAAEGKSWSRFEESARRYCSFMKQWFAECRHSMTVNSVIMSSGIVFVFPAAGYLYATGRIDAPSLLFYLFASLCYVAPLTKIGRYGDEMNICMQIAGRLAELLDMRELPQEKAPSVPEGFDVVFDNVSFGYGEKKVFDGLSFTAEAGKVTALVGPSGGGKSTIARLIARFWDVKGGSIRIGGVDIRSMTAEQLASTIAFVTQNNTVFEQSVIDNIRLGKPDATFEEVSEAAKAARCHDFIMALPQGYETMLGRGCTLSGGERQRIAIARALLKNAPVLILDEATAYCDPDNEDELQKALSALARGKTVVVIAHRLLSVVDADTIMVIRNGELAASGSHADLLAASPVYRNMWEAFERSENWLAGGEDHD; the protein is encoded by the coding sequence ATGAATAACGGAATGCGGACATTGTGCGGGCTCCCAGACAAGACGAATCGCAGGCGCCTGCTGGCTGCCGGAGCCCTTGCTGTTTTTTCGGCCCTGTGCAGTCTGCTGCCCATGCTCGGGCTGTACGTGATTCTGGATGCATTGCTTTCCGATCCCCGGGACGTTTCCCGAGCTTACATGGGGGGCGGGTTGTCCGTGGGAGGCATTTTTCTTCAGGTGGTGTTCCACTTTCTGTCCACGCGGCTCTCGCATCTGACGGCCTTTGAGACACTTCATGCGATCCGCAGCGATATTCTGCGGAAATTCGCCCGTGTCCCACAGGGCTTCCTCGACGAAAACTCGGCGGGAAAGCTGAAAAGCAGAATCTTCGACGATGTGGAAAAGCTCGAGATGTTCTACGGGCACCACTACCCGGAAATACTCGGCAACCTCATCGTTCCGGTCAGCATGATCGCAGTCGTCTTCTGCATGGATTGGCGCGTGGGCCTCGTCATGCTTTTGCCCATCGTCATCTACATGTCGTGCATCGGAGTCATGGGCAAGCTGGCCATGAAGAATTTTCCCGTCATGGAGTCCACCACGCAGAAGCTGAACAGCAGCCTCGTGGAGTATGTCCACGGAATGAAAGAAATCCGCATCTTCGCCGCTGAAGGAAAATCATGGTCGCGGTTCGAGGAGTCCGCCAGGCGCTATTGCAGTTTCATGAAACAATGGTTTGCGGAATGCCGCCATTCGATGACCGTCAATTCCGTGATCATGAGTTCCGGGATCGTCTTCGTTTTTCCGGCGGCGGGGTATCTGTATGCCACAGGCAGGATCGACGCACCGTCGCTGCTGTTCTATTTGTTCGCGTCTCTGTGCTATGTCGCGCCACTGACCAAGATCGGACGCTATGGCGACGAAATGAATATCTGCATGCAGATTGCCGGACGCCTCGCCGAACTGCTCGATATGCGCGAACTGCCGCAGGAAAAGGCACCTTCCGTGCCGGAAGGGTTTGACGTCGTTTTCGATAATGTCTCCTTCGGATACGGCGAGAAAAAGGTCTTCGACGGCCTTTCCTTCACCGCCGAGGCGGGCAAGGTGACCGCGCTGGTCGGACCTTCCGGCGGCGGCAAAAGCACCATCGCCAGGCTGATCGCTAGATTCTGGGACGTCAAGGGTGGCAGCATCCGTATCGGCGGAGTGGACATCCGCTCCATGACGGCGGAACAGCTTGCCTCGACTATCGCTTTCGTGACCCAGAACAACACGGTGTTCGAGCAGAGTGTGATCGATAATATCCGTCTGGGCAAACCCGATGCCACCTTCGAGGAAGTGTCCGAAGCGGCGAAGGCCGCCCGGTGTCATGATTTCATCATGGCGTTGCCGCAGGGCTATGAAACCATGCTCGGACGCGGGTGCACGCTGTCGGGCGGCGAACGCCAGCGCATCGCCATTGCGCGGGCGCTGCTGAAAAATGCTCCCGTACTCATTCTGGACGAAGCCACGGCGTATTGCGACCCCGATAACGAGGATGAACTCCAAAAAGCGCTTTCCGCACTGGCGCGGGGGAAGACTGTCGTGGTCATCGCCCATCGCCTGCTGAGTGTTGTGGACGCGGATACGATCATGGTGATCCGAAACGGCGAACTGGCGGCTTCCGGTTCCCATGCCGACCTGCTTGCCGCGTCTCCCGTCTATAGAAACATGTGGGAAGCCTTTGAGCGTTCCGAAAACTGGCTTGCGGGAGGCGAGGACCATGATTGA
- a CDS encoding efflux RND transporter permease subunit, whose translation MLNIEAINRRSVGLSKAILKRRNLFLAIMVLVLACSAYGLKQLKTDTDDSHYFDEGDSLLIAKDYMASIFGNDNFCAVLLKTGNVFAPDVLKSIREMGKELLDGVPYADDVVSVTDMEFTQGTEDGLDVSDIVPSVIPESPEELEAIRNAVMAKPSLKNRLVSEDGRYAWVMLRLKNIPDGTVDEHGEFIEMVIGRKVNEIAGQEKYAYLHPQTTGWPVINLEKRNFMAKEMPRLIGLSLLFVVILLSIVLRGVRGVLFPLFLGGAGLAIVLGMQGLIGISTDPLVMLMPIFLSFSMAVCYSLYFINFFRWEFQRTGQRRWSLEHAAGETGWPIFFSAFTTAVSLLSFCFVNLRPIRWVGVTSATLTILLFVLTIVLLPILLSYGKDKPAVERKKEKDSWLDALMKRMGARVLDYPKLIFSIAALAVIASVVGLFKVEVAFDLRRSFGTDVPYVDRICRISETPLGSLYSFGVGIEFPDEDEARLPENLRKLETLTERIKEFPLTKKVHSVVDVLKDLNMVLNANDPAHYALPGSREEIAQVLLLYENAGGTEAERWIDYEYKRLRIMIEIDDYNSGEAVRELNAIRQWGAELFPGAKVILTGTLCQFTQIQDYVSWGQVQSVFMSMLTISMIMALAFASLRIGLIAMIPNLLPAFFVCAVMGFFNIPLDMMTVTVIPMLLGLAVDDTIHFINHCQLEFMRTGNYRESVRRTFLSTGKAMLLTSCVLSLSFMAYAFSKMVIFVHMGVLVTIGVLVAVMCDYFITPNLIVRLKVFGDERK comes from the coding sequence ATGCTGAATATTGAAGCGATCAACAGGCGTTCTGTCGGGCTGAGCAAGGCCATTTTGAAACGCAGGAATCTGTTTCTGGCGATCATGGTTCTGGTTCTGGCGTGCTCGGCATACGGCCTGAAACAGCTCAAGACCGATACGGACGATTCCCATTATTTCGATGAAGGGGACTCGCTGCTGATCGCCAAGGACTACATGGCGTCCATTTTCGGGAACGACAATTTTTGTGCCGTGCTGCTGAAGACAGGCAACGTCTTTGCGCCCGACGTACTGAAAAGCATCCGTGAAATGGGCAAGGAATTGCTCGACGGCGTACCTTATGCCGACGACGTGGTTTCCGTCACCGACATGGAATTCACGCAAGGAACGGAGGACGGCCTCGATGTTTCTGACATTGTCCCTTCCGTTATCCCCGAATCGCCGGAGGAGCTGGAGGCGATCCGCAACGCCGTCATGGCCAAGCCATCCCTGAAGAACCGGCTTGTCTCAGAAGACGGCCGGTACGCGTGGGTCATGCTGCGCCTGAAGAATATCCCGGACGGCACGGTAGACGAGCACGGTGAGTTCATCGAAATGGTCATCGGCCGAAAGGTGAATGAAATCGCCGGACAGGAAAAGTACGCGTACCTGCATCCTCAGACGACCGGCTGGCCGGTCATCAATCTGGAGAAGCGCAACTTCATGGCCAAGGAAATGCCGCGTCTGATCGGCCTTTCACTGCTTTTTGTCGTGATTTTGCTCTCCATCGTCCTGCGCGGCGTGCGCGGTGTCCTTTTCCCGCTGTTCCTGGGCGGAGCGGGGCTTGCCATCGTTCTTGGCATGCAGGGCCTGATCGGTATCAGTACCGACCCGCTCGTCATGCTGATGCCCATTTTTCTCAGCTTTTCCATGGCGGTATGTTACTCGTTGTACTTCATCAATTTCTTCAGATGGGAATTCCAGCGGACAGGGCAGCGGCGGTGGTCGCTGGAACATGCCGCCGGTGAAACAGGTTGGCCTATCTTTTTCAGCGCGTTTACCACGGCGGTCTCCCTGCTTTCGTTCTGCTTCGTGAATCTGCGGCCCATCCGCTGGGTCGGAGTCACATCGGCCACCCTGACCATCCTGCTTTTCGTGCTGACCATCGTACTGCTGCCGATCCTGCTTTCCTACGGCAAGGACAAGCCCGCCGTGGAGCGGAAAAAGGAAAAGGACAGCTGGCTGGATGCGCTCATGAAGCGCATGGGCGCCCGGGTGCTGGATTATCCAAAACTTATCTTTTCCATTGCCGCTCTGGCTGTCATTGCGTCCGTCGTCGGGCTGTTCAAGGTTGAAGTAGCCTTTGATCTTCGCCGCTCCTTCGGGACGGATGTACCCTACGTCGACCGCATCTGCCGCATCAGCGAGACACCTCTTGGTTCACTGTATTCCTTCGGAGTGGGGATCGAATTTCCTGACGAGGACGAAGCCCGCCTGCCGGAAAATCTCAGGAAGCTGGAAACGCTGACGGAACGCATCAAGGAATTCCCGCTGACCAAAAAGGTGCACAGTGTCGTTGACGTCCTCAAGGATCTCAATATGGTGCTCAATGCCAACGATCCCGCGCACTATGCCCTTCCCGGCAGCCGGGAAGAGATTGCACAGGTCCTGCTGCTGTACGAGAACGCGGGGGGTACGGAAGCCGAACGCTGGATCGACTACGAGTACAAGCGTTTGCGTATCATGATCGAAATCGACGACTACAACTCCGGCGAAGCCGTGCGGGAGTTGAATGCCATCAGACAATGGGGAGCCGAACTGTTTCCCGGAGCCAAGGTCATCCTGACCGGCACGCTCTGCCAGTTCACGCAGATTCAGGACTACGTCAGCTGGGGACAGGTACAGTCTGTCTTCATGTCGATGCTGACCATCTCCATGATCATGGCTCTGGCCTTCGCAAGCCTCAGAATTGGCCTGATTGCCATGATTCCGAACCTGCTTCCGGCGTTTTTCGTGTGCGCCGTCATGGGCTTTTTCAACATCCCGCTGGACATGATGACGGTGACGGTCATTCCCATGCTGCTCGGATTGGCTGTCGACGATACCATCCACTTCATCAACCATTGCCAGCTCGAATTCATGCGGACGGGCAATTACCGTGAGAGTGTGCGGCGCACGTTTCTGAGCACTGGAAAGGCCATGTTGCTGACCTCGTGCGTCCTTAGCCTCAGTTTCATGGCCTATGCCTTTTCCAAGATGGTCATATTCGTGCACATGGGCGTTCTGGTGACCATAGGCGTCCTCGTTGCGGTCATGTGTGACTATTTCATCACTCCCAATCTGATCGTCCGTCTGAAAGTGTTCGGTGACGAGAGAAAGTGA
- a CDS encoding outer membrane lipoprotein-sorting protein has product MYRVSRTLMGLLAVWGVLLFAIPVLAEELTGIQAVTMMRERPDGDDRQGTLTMTLINKRGSRRVRVLEQVAKDYGMDRKSLITFRNPADVEGTKFLSWTYDKIGKDDDKWLYIPSMKKVRRISGTANNDFFMGSDFTYDDIDMGRRNIGKDTHTMLGEEKRGDYECWKVESVPVDKEDPVLRRVVWIDKKTRLVVHLEYYEKEGLTRVYDVLKLQEQQGFWSVQQAEMNNIADEHKTLVEFGPFIYDQGLGDSLFQVGVLQRGAP; this is encoded by the coding sequence ATGTATCGGGTATCAAGAACCCTGATGGGCCTTTTAGCGGTCTGGGGTGTCCTGTTGTTCGCTATCCCCGTCCTGGCGGAAGAGCTGACCGGGATCCAGGCTGTGACCATGATGCGGGAACGGCCCGACGGAGACGACCGGCAGGGCACGCTGACCATGACACTGATCAACAAGCGCGGTTCCCGGCGGGTCCGTGTGCTTGAGCAGGTGGCGAAAGACTATGGGATGGACCGGAAATCCCTCATCACTTTCCGCAATCCGGCAGACGTGGAAGGAACGAAGTTTCTTTCCTGGACTTACGACAAGATCGGGAAGGACGATGACAAGTGGCTGTACATACCCTCCATGAAAAAAGTGCGCCGCATCAGCGGGACGGCAAACAATGATTTCTTCATGGGCAGCGACTTCACCTATGACGACATCGACATGGGGCGTCGCAATATCGGCAAGGATACGCATACGATGCTGGGTGAAGAAAAGCGCGGGGACTACGAATGCTGGAAGGTCGAGTCCGTCCCTGTGGACAAGGAAGACCCCGTGCTCCGCAGGGTCGTGTGGATCGACAAGAAGACCCGTCTCGTGGTCCATCTGGAGTATTACGAAAAAGAAGGCCTCACGCGCGTGTACGATGTGCTGAAGCTTCAGGAACAACAGGGTTTCTGGTCGGTGCAGCAGGCGGAGATGAACAATATCGCCGATGAGCACAAGACGCTCGTGGAGTTCGGTCCGTTCATCTACGATCAGGGACTGGGAGATTCTCTTTTCCAGGTGGGCGTATTGCAACGGGGGGCGCCTTAG
- the ccrA gene encoding crotonyl-CoA carboxylase/reductase: MKPELKHILDLVESERSVSDDFANALLPDAMRALTVHRDETNLFQGLSFIEKDPRRSLHFEEVPLPEVGPHEVLVAVMASALNFNNVWSSLFEPAPGFNYLGEYAKYSPHNAKHNVDHHVLGTDGAGVIVRVGSAVTRWKPGDRVMIFGPTCDVASPEVFDDEIRDPRLMAYGFETNFGSFSDFTLVREHQLLPKPEHLTWVEAASMTLVATTTYRMLVSKNGAQMMQGDNVLIWGASGGLGTFAIQFVLNGGGIPIGVVSSEEKAEMVRKMGCERVIVLPRTPGEERFLDEHGRTKNRQILRLKAQVRKLTGGEDPDIVFEHTGRSTFAASVAIARAGGKIVTCGSTSGYDHVFDNRYLWQTVKHIIGSHAANYYEAVQTARLICKGFLYPTLSRVFPLSDGAEAFHMLHQGTHIGKLGFLNIAPEEDMGIRDYALRERLGEAKINLFRQDLATA; this comes from the coding sequence ATGAAACCAGAACTGAAGCACATCCTCGACCTTGTGGAATCGGAACGCAGCGTTTCCGACGATTTTGCCAATGCTCTCCTGCCTGATGCGATGCGGGCGCTGACTGTCCATCGCGACGAGACAAACCTGTTTCAGGGACTTTCCTTCATAGAAAAGGATCCGCGCCGCTCTCTGCATTTTGAAGAGGTGCCCCTTCCAGAAGTGGGGCCTCACGAGGTGCTTGTGGCCGTCATGGCCTCCGCGCTGAATTTCAACAATGTCTGGTCATCCCTGTTCGAGCCGGCTCCCGGCTTCAACTATCTCGGCGAATATGCCAAATATTCCCCGCATAACGCCAAGCATAATGTAGATCACCACGTGCTCGGCACGGACGGAGCGGGGGTGATCGTCCGTGTGGGTTCAGCCGTCACCCGCTGGAAACCGGGAGACCGGGTCATGATCTTTGGTCCGACGTGCGATGTGGCCTCGCCGGAGGTGTTCGACGACGAAATCCGGGATCCCCGGCTCATGGCCTATGGCTTCGAGACGAACTTCGGGTCGTTCTCGGATTTCACGCTGGTGCGCGAACACCAGCTGCTTCCCAAGCCCGAACACCTGACATGGGTCGAGGCCGCGTCCATGACTCTTGTGGCGACCACAACCTATCGGATGCTCGTTTCCAAAAATGGCGCCCAGATGATGCAGGGTGACAATGTACTGATCTGGGGCGCCTCCGGAGGGCTCGGTACGTTCGCCATCCAGTTCGTGCTGAACGGCGGCGGCATTCCCATCGGTGTCGTCTCCAGTGAGGAAAAGGCCGAGATGGTGCGGAAAATGGGCTGCGAGCGGGTCATCGTGCTTCCGCGCACGCCCGGTGAGGAGCGCTTTCTCGACGAGCACGGCCGAACCAAGAACCGGCAGATTCTGCGGCTGAAGGCACAGGTCCGGAAACTCACGGGCGGCGAAGATCCCGACATCGTCTTCGAGCATACAGGACGCTCGACCTTCGCGGCGAGCGTGGCCATCGCCCGCGCCGGAGGAAAGATCGTCACCTGCGGCTCCACGTCCGGGTACGATCACGTCTTCGATAACCGCTATCTGTGGCAGACCGTCAAACATATCATCGGGTCGCATGCCGCGAACTATTATGAGGCGGTGCAGACGGCCCGGCTCATCTGCAAGGGATTTCTGTATCCCACTCTTTCGCGGGTATTCCCTTTGAGTGATGGGGCGGAGGCTTTTCACATGCTCCACCAGGGCACGCATATCGGTAAGCTTGGTTTTCTGAATATCGCTCCGGAGGAAGACATGGGCATCCGCGATTACGCCCTGCGGGAACGCCTCGGTGAAGCGAAGATCAATCTGTTTCGTCAGGATCTGGCAACTGCCTGA
- a CDS encoding thioesterase II family protein: MPGNVRRQSDWIRFENIAADEQVRLFCFPYAGGGASSFLPWKPLLPDYISLFPVQLPGHEERYGEQAITDIDALCEELALALHPLFTPKTVFFGHSMGGLLAFRLALYLAREGMTAPVHLFVSAAPTPIPPDELRPETVGDEAFLNRVLQSNSIPESVLLDADSLEMVRQTLLLDHALLLSMIDGTKEALDIPISVFAGEKDILVPLDRVRRWKQFTTGVCSMATYPGGHFYLRKWLDEVIGQIDQSLLMYTL, encoded by the coding sequence GTGCCGGGCAACGTACGGAGGCAGTCCGACTGGATTCGCTTCGAAAACATTGCGGCGGATGAGCAGGTACGCCTCTTCTGCTTTCCTTACGCGGGGGGCGGGGCTTCCTCATTTCTTCCGTGGAAGCCCCTGCTCCCCGATTACATCAGTCTGTTCCCCGTGCAGCTTCCCGGCCATGAGGAACGCTATGGCGAGCAGGCCATAACGGACATAGACGCTCTGTGCGAAGAACTCGCCCTTGCGCTGCATCCTCTTTTTACTCCGAAGACGGTGTTCTTCGGCCACAGCATGGGGGGTCTTCTAGCCTTCCGGCTGGCGCTTTATCTCGCGCGGGAAGGGATGACCGCTCCGGTGCATCTGTTTGTCTCGGCGGCCCCGACTCCCATCCCGCCGGACGAGTTACGCCCGGAAACCGTCGGTGACGAGGCCTTTCTGAACAGGGTGCTCCAGTCCAATTCCATTCCTGAATCCGTCCTGCTCGATGCGGACAGCCTGGAAATGGTACGGCAAACGCTCCTCCTGGACCACGCTCTGCTGCTCTCCATGATCGACGGCACGAAGGAGGCTCTGGATATCCCCATCTCTGTATTCGCGGGGGAAAAGGACATCCTCGTTCCTCTCGATCGCGTCCGGCGTTGGAAACAGTTCACGACAGGCGTATGCAGCATGGCGACCTATCCCGGCGGACATTTTTATCTGCGGAAATGGCTCGACGAGGTGATCGGTCAAATCGATCAATCCCTCCTGATGTACACCCTCTAG